The Drosophila nasuta strain 15112-1781.00 chromosome 2L, ASM2355853v1, whole genome shotgun sequence genome window below encodes:
- the LOC132783566 gene encoding uncharacterized protein LOC132783566, which translates to MAAATARLEEDRRLQLRLRLRLRQRSATRDIASDNSARERTLATKVRRKERRPLRRLHPPIAIPLGQLLWLLCCLCGQLRAECLSVCECKWKSGKESVLCLNANLTHIPQPLDAGTQLLDLSGNDIQTIPDDSFASAQLLNLQKVYLARCRLRLIERHAFRKLINLVELDLSHNQLAAIPSLALFHVSELRELRLSGNPISRVPDDAFGHVPQLVRLELSDCRLSSVAVRAFAGLESSLEWLKLDGNRLSEVRSGTITSLASLHGLELARNAWNCSCSLRPLRSWMLQQNIPSGIPPTCESPARLAGRAWDKLDVDDFACVPQIVATDTTAHGVEGRNVTMSCYVEGVPQPAVRWLLKNRLIANLSAAGAGDAADEPRTAAATQGRKTYVVNMLRNASNLTILTADMQDAGIYTCAAENKAGKVEASVTLAVSRRPPEAPLGVRIVLLGVLAALLFVVGSSFAAICFCSLRRRRKLRLWNSVPPVRRSESYEKIEMTSRVRPDLGGGASCGGGSATGAALFHDVEESSYLRATHTPLSAGGGCGGESNADVAAIVNPSAGNGTRRNGDYLHVSTHCDDEDEESSSSPPQLQLQLPHPQHQLQRKGSNGISASVANNSVAATATTTTTTSTAMEETDLHIPRLIDIGGTDSASSSISSQVDAAARLAGYASSWKTTPIATTKITSPHSQPVAGQGATTATPFTHYGNHAADEMATSVFCSSNGDGQEHDLFDSNYPDLLDIAKYAVAQAQSQAGHVYPGGAVAGATTNGGLCTLPRKLKHSGKYFRNSSDSQSPLLADNSSKYGSSTLGDGSFLNEAMGLGRRYSAESSYANYASTTTYTGGGQRANSFLNLVQSGAHKGGLHAHHLGQKPSLPSSPVQHQRSLSSAATPLLDFSALATRAAGAANSSAAAYDYHAAQLERFLEEYRNLQDQLCKMKETCDTIRKKETPLRVAIGQSAAQLADPVMYSAATASHSPKPPTSTLKAKTLLPGQPPDPPPYWLHRNAMLKRLNAAEAVGQQSNGGAGGGASSPQPGQDIFKS; encoded by the exons ATGGCAGCGGCGACAGCGCGACTGGAGGAGGATCGACGACTCCAActacgactgcgactgcgactgcgacagcgatcCGCGACACGCGACATAGCCAGCGATAACAGCGCCCGGGAGCGAACATTGGCCACCAAGGTGCGACGAAAAGAACGACGTCCGCTGCGACGATTGCATCCGCCGATTGCGATACCGCTGGGCCAGCTCCTCTGGCTGCTGTGCTGCCTGTGCGGCCAGCTGCGTGCCGAGTGCCTGTCGGTGTGCGAGTGCAAGTGGAAGAGCGGCAAGGAGTCCGTCTTGTGCCTTAACGCCAACCTCACACATATCCCCCAGCCGCTCGACGCTGGCACTCAGCTGCTCGATCTGAGTGGCAACGACATCCAGACGATACCCGACGACAGTTTCGCCTCGGCGCAGCTGCTCAATCTGCAGAAGGTCTACTTGGCACGCTGTCGCCTGCGGCTGATCGAACGCCATGCGTTCCGCAAGCTCATCAACCTCGTCGAATTGGATCTGAGTCACAATCAGCTGGCGGCGATTCCCTCGCTCGCCCTCTTTCACGTCTCCGAGCTACGCGAGCTGCGACTCTCCGGCAACCCCATCAGCCGGGTGCCCGACGACGCCTTCGGTCATGTGCCGCAGCTGGTGCGCCTCGAGCTGAGCGATTGTCGCTTGAGCAGCGTCGCTGTCCGCGCCTTTGCCGGCCTAGAGAGCAGCCTCGAGTGGCTCAAGCTCGATGGCAATCGATTGAGTGAAGTCCGCTCCGGCACCATCACATCCCTTGCCTCGCTGCACGGCCTCGAGCTGGCACGCAATGCCTggaactgcagctgcagcttgcGGCCGTTGCGCTCCTGGATGTTGCAACAGAACATTCCCAGCGGCATTCCCCCAACCTGCGAGTCACCTGCCCGGCTGGCAGGGCGTGCCTGGGACAAGCTGGATGTGGATGACTTTGCGTGCGTGCCGCAGATTGTGGCAACCGATACCACAGCCCATGGCGTCGAGGGACGCAACGTGACCATGAGCTGTTACGTCGAGGGTGTGCCTCAGCCTGCGGTGCGTTGGCTGCTCAAGAATCGCCTGATAGCGAACCTGAGTGCCGCCGGCGCTGGCGATGCGGCGGATGAGCCACGCACCGCTGCAGCGACGCAAGGCCGCAAGACGTATGTGGTCAACATGCTGAGGAATGCATCGAATCTCACGATACTCACGGCAGACATGCAGGATGCGGGCATTTACACCTGTGCCGCGGAGAATAAAGCGGGCAAAGTGGAGGCGAGCGTCACGTTGGCCGTCTCCCGACGTCCACCGGAGGCGCCTCTCGGTGTGCGCATCGTGCTGCTGGGCGTCTTGGCTGCACTGCTGTTTGTGGTCGGCTCCTCGTTTGCGGCCATCTGCTTCTGTTCGCTGCGACGGCGCCGGAAGTTGCGACTGTGGAACTCGGTGCCGCCGGTGCGACGCAGCGAGAGCTACGAGAAGATTGAGATGACATCCCGAGTGCGTCCCGATCTCGGTGGCGGTGCCAGTTGCGGTGGCGGCAGCGCCACGGGTGCGGCGCTCTTTCACGACGTCGAGGAATCGAGTTATCTGCGGGCCACGCACACACCGCTGAGTGCGGGGGGCGGTTGCGGAGGTGAGAGCAATGCTGATGTCGCGGCGATTGTGAATCCGAGCGCGGGAAATGGCACGCGACGCAATGGCGACTACCTGCATGTGTCGACGCACTGcgacgacgaggacgaggagtcatcgtcatcgccaccgcagctgcagctgcagctgccacatcCTCAGCACCAACTGCAGCGCAAGGGCTCCAATGGCATTTCCGCATCCGTTGCGAATAATTCAGTGGCAGccacagcgacgacgacgacgacgacgtcgacggcgaTGGAGGAAACGGATCTGCACATACCACGACTGATTGACATCGGCGG CACCGATTCAGCTTCTAGTTCGATCTCCAGTCAAGTGGATGCCGCTGCTCGGCTTGCGGGCTATGCGAGCAGCTGGAAGACGACGCCCATAGCGACAACGAAGATCACCTCGCCGCACAGCCAGCCAGTTGCGGGTCAAGGGGCAACGACTGCCACGCCCTTCACGCACTACGGCAACCATGCGGCAGACGAGATGGCCACCTCGGTGTtctgcagcagcaatggcGATGGCCAGGAGCATGATCTCTTCGACAGCAACTATCCCGATCTGTTGGACATTGCCAAGTACGCCGTGGCCCAAGCTCAATCCCAGGCGGGTCACGTTTACCCGGGAGGAGCAGTAGCGGGGGCAACAACGAACGGAGGACTGTGCACGCTGCCGAGGAAGCTGAAGCACAGTGGCAAGTATTTCCGCAACTCGTCGGACAGTCAATCGCCGCTGCTGGCGGACAACTCAAGCAAGTACGGCAGCAGCACCTTGGGCGATGGGAGTTTTCTCAACGAGGCGATGGGATTGGGCAGACGCTACTCGGCGGAATCGAGCTATGCCAACTATGCCAGCACAACGACCTACACAGGTGGCGGACAGCGGGCGAATAGCTTCTTGAATCTGGTGCAGAGTGGAGCCCACAAGGGCGGACTGCATGCCCATCATTTGGGGCAGAAGCCAAGTTTACCGTCGTCGCCTGTTCAGCATCAGCGATCGCTTAGCAGCGCAGCGACGCCGCTGTTGGATTTCTCAGCGCTGGCCACTCGAGCGGCGGGGGCTGCCAACTCGTCGGCAGCTGCCTATGACTATCATGCGGCGCAGCTGGAGCGATTCCTCGAGGAGTATCGCAACCTGCAGGATCAGCTGTGCAAGATGAAGGAGACCTGCGACACGATACGCAAAAAGGAGACGCCACTGCGTGTCGCCATCGGCCAGTCGGCTGCCCAGCTGGCCGATCCTGTGATGTACAGCGCGGCCACAGCCTCGCACAGTCCCAAGCCCCCGACCAGCACGCTCAAGGCGAAAACTCTCCTCCCCGGCCAGCCGCCCGATCCGCCGCCCTATTGGCTGCACCGCAATGCGATGCTCAAGCGCCTCAATGCTGCCGAGGCAGTTGGCCAGCAGAGCAATGGAGGCGCTGGCGGTGGCGCCTCTTCACCTCAGCCGGGGCAGGATATCTTCAAGAGCTAA